A genomic segment from Paenibacillus sp. FSL K6-1096 encodes:
- a CDS encoding SDR family oxidoreductase translates to MEFDYTGKVTLITGGSRGIGRQLVQAFSTMNAKVYYTYLSAERFQPVTADSGHGPQPVGIQVDAGSGTDVEAFTLEVWRQNHAIDVLINNAAFIWRADFGNTTTELWDRSLQTNLMGVVHHCTAALPYMIRQKSGNIINISTVCSDHPVRGQAAYASTKKAVDSLTQSLSIEYGAFGIRANTISPGLIVTEKPKVVSEEDIRKIPLQRAGNALDVCHAAAFLGSEAASFITGADLLVTGGSHLN, encoded by the coding sequence ATGGAATTCGATTATACCGGTAAGGTTACTCTGATCACAGGCGGTTCACGGGGAATCGGCCGCCAGCTTGTGCAAGCTTTTAGTACTATGAATGCCAAGGTGTACTATACCTATTTATCTGCCGAACGGTTTCAGCCTGTAACAGCAGACTCCGGCCATGGACCGCAACCGGTTGGGATTCAGGTCGATGCAGGCTCTGGTACGGATGTCGAAGCCTTTACTTTAGAAGTCTGGCGGCAGAATCATGCGATCGATGTCCTGATTAACAATGCCGCATTCATATGGAGGGCTGATTTCGGTAACACCACCACAGAGCTGTGGGACAGGTCCCTTCAGACCAATCTGATGGGTGTTGTCCATCACTGCACCGCCGCCCTTCCTTATATGATCCGGCAGAAATCAGGCAATATCATCAATATCTCCACGGTCTGCTCCGACCATCCTGTCCGCGGACAAGCCGCTTATGCTTCCACCAAAAAAGCCGTTGATTCCCTGACCCAATCACTCAGCATTGAATATGGAGCCTTTGGCATCCGCGCCAATACCATCTCCCCCGGCCTGATTGTCACCGAGAAGCCTAAGGTAGTCAGCGAGGAGGATATACGCAAGATACCGTTACAGCGGGCAGGCAATGCCCTGGATGTGTGTCATGCTGCGGCTTTTCTGGGGAGCGAAGCGGCAAGCTTCATTACCGGAGCGGATCTGCTGGTCACAGGCGGTTCGCACCTGAACTGA
- a CDS encoding glycosyltransferase family 2 protein, with protein sequence MWIWIFNITVMSLFLVPGILAVYFILERQRSRKALAALAPYYPNVTVLLPFRGLDYNFESTLQSLADQKYAGNYEVLAVTSEENGRGEALVHQYAARSPLIQLVKASHSEVSQYRSDKVNNLLTGIAHASKETEIYLFIDSDIVPQATWIEQMVQPLQSDHVGLTSGSAWIVSKSRSVMALAARYWDFLATTMITFPVTRFARGFSFGIRAKVFEQIGMKSIWSEAFHDNFTISDVVRRAGYSIQYVPDCLVPEHFDIHGFAWVKWVKRQALNTKVNYKRLWAFGFFLVTMPRLLGAVLFLVALGFALTGSIPSLLEIFLYWPLLHIAGATIVVAAVSRDASQIQDYRPSVIRTAGLVLSSFVSVLYCISSLWAVISNKMEWRNLVYHQKTPFTTVVTGERGSKHDPGQ encoded by the coding sequence GTGTGGATATGGATTTTTAATATTACAGTGATGTCATTATTTCTGGTGCCGGGAATTCTCGCTGTTTATTTTATACTGGAGAGACAGCGGTCCCGCAAGGCATTGGCTGCTCTTGCACCTTATTATCCTAATGTTACCGTGCTGCTTCCCTTTCGGGGTCTGGACTATAACTTTGAATCCACCCTGCAGAGTCTTGCGGATCAGAAGTACGCCGGGAATTACGAGGTGCTCGCGGTGACCTCCGAGGAGAATGGAAGGGGGGAAGCGCTGGTACACCAATATGCGGCACGCTCCCCGCTGATTCAGCTGGTGAAAGCCTCTCATTCCGAGGTATCCCAATACCGGAGTGATAAAGTGAATAATCTGTTAACCGGCATCGCACACGCATCCAAGGAGACCGAAATCTATCTGTTTATTGATTCGGATATCGTGCCCCAGGCGACCTGGATTGAGCAAATGGTGCAGCCCTTGCAGTCAGACCATGTCGGGCTGACCAGCGGGAGCGCGTGGATTGTATCCAAGAGCAGAAGTGTCATGGCGCTGGCGGCAAGATACTGGGATTTCCTGGCGACCACGATGATTACGTTTCCGGTGACCCGCTTTGCACGGGGGTTCTCGTTTGGGATACGGGCCAAGGTGTTTGAGCAGATTGGAATGAAGTCCATCTGGTCGGAAGCCTTCCATGACAATTTCACGATATCGGATGTCGTAAGGAGAGCAGGATACAGCATTCAATACGTTCCTGACTGCTTAGTGCCGGAGCATTTCGATATCCACGGCTTCGCCTGGGTGAAGTGGGTGAAGCGTCAGGCTCTGAATACCAAGGTGAATTACAAGCGGCTCTGGGCGTTTGGCTTCTTTCTGGTGACGATGCCGCGGTTACTGGGAGCGGTCCTGTTCCTGGTTGCCCTCGGATTCGCTTTAACCGGCAGCATTCCTTCCTTGCTGGAAATATTTCTGTATTGGCCGTTATTGCATATTGCCGGAGCGACCATCGTAGTGGCTGCCGTATCCCGGGACGCTTCTCAGATTCAGGATTACCGCCCGTCTGTTATCCGTACAGCGGGGCTTGTCCTGTCTTCCTTCGTGTCTGTGCTGTATTGCATAAGCTCGCTGTGGGCCGTAATTTCCAACAAAATGGAATGGAGAAACCTCGTATATCATCAGAAGACTCCATTCACTACGGTGGTCACCGGAGAAAGGGGGAGCAAGCATGACCCTGGACAATGA
- a CDS encoding SDR family NAD(P)-dependent oxidoreductase translates to MNIDFSGKVVVITGGSRGIGRGLVKHFARANATVYFTYLSSEDLAAAVVQECREQYAADVTGLRVDGRSKSDVESFLDTVWKNHKRIDVVVNNAAWIPRGLFLQMSGQDWSEGINANLNSVIAFCSSAIKYMILNKSGSIINISSRSALQPGRGQAVYSATKGAIESLTKVLALEYGAYNIRVNTIAPGLIETDVAGTMQTELKKKIMERTPLGRIGTADDIGSAALFLASDYASYITGTQLLVTGGRHLD, encoded by the coding sequence GTGAACATTGATTTCTCAGGCAAAGTGGTCGTTATTACCGGCGGGAGCAGAGGCATCGGGCGGGGGCTGGTGAAGCATTTCGCACGGGCCAATGCTACCGTATATTTCACCTATCTATCGAGTGAGGACCTGGCGGCAGCTGTTGTTCAAGAGTGCAGGGAGCAATACGCGGCGGATGTCACCGGGCTTAGAGTAGACGGCAGATCCAAGTCAGATGTGGAGAGCTTCCTGGATACGGTCTGGAAGAATCACAAGCGGATCGATGTTGTGGTGAACAACGCTGCCTGGATTCCAAGAGGCTTATTTCTCCAGATGAGCGGGCAGGATTGGAGCGAGGGGATCAACGCCAACCTGAATTCTGTCATTGCCTTCTGCTCCTCGGCGATCAAATATATGATTCTGAACAAATCGGGATCAATCATCAATATTTCCTCCCGTTCAGCTCTGCAGCCCGGACGGGGACAAGCCGTGTACTCGGCGACCAAAGGCGCCATTGAATCGTTAACGAAGGTTCTGGCGCTGGAATACGGCGCTTATAACATCCGTGTGAACACCATTGCGCCCGGGTTAATCGAAACCGATGTCGCCGGTACGATGCAGACAGAGCTGAAGAAGAAGATTATGGAGCGCACGCCGCTGGGAAGAATCGGAACAGCAGACGACATCGGCAGCGCAGCGCTTTTCCTGGCCAGTGATTATGCCTCATACATTACAGGCACCCAATTGCTGGTGACCGGAGGAAGACACTTGGATTAA
- a CDS encoding GDP-mannose 4,6-dehydratase has product MKSALSDCRALVTGASGFVGTWLTHHLLEQGAELTSILSELNPRSPFARMGLDKHIRCYYGSIADYHLIERAITDGRINTVFHLAAVSMQDLAYQIPWQTFETNVKGTYNLLEVCRIHRDQISKIIVASSDKVYGDSPILPYDEAMPIQGRNPYDASKSCSDLISQSYRHSFSLPVVVGRFGNIYGGGDLNFRRLIPGTIQRLYSRLQPVIRIPSDGIYMRDFLYIEDLVQAYMAMYHYDAHHGVEHIFNFGTGKLWDIQKVTSLIQRTMNLEHIEPHYEVHTGSEILHQHLSPERARTVLHWSADTPLEEGIRQTVDWYDRYWLSESHQATSGVV; this is encoded by the coding sequence ATGAAGAGCGCTTTATCAGACTGCCGCGCGCTGGTGACAGGCGCATCCGGTTTCGTAGGGACATGGCTCACTCATCATTTGCTCGAACAAGGTGCTGAACTAACCTCTATTCTGAGTGAGCTTAATCCGCGCAGCCCGTTTGCCCGAATGGGTCTGGACAAGCATATCCGCTGCTACTACGGTTCAATTGCCGACTACCACCTGATTGAACGCGCTATCACGGACGGAAGGATTAACACCGTCTTTCATCTGGCCGCCGTATCCATGCAGGACCTCGCTTACCAGATTCCCTGGCAGACCTTCGAGACGAATGTGAAAGGCACGTACAATCTGCTGGAGGTCTGCCGGATTCACCGGGACCAGATCTCTAAGATCATCGTTGCCTCCAGTGACAAGGTATACGGTGACAGCCCCATTCTCCCCTATGATGAAGCGATGCCCATTCAGGGCAGGAATCCTTATGACGCGTCGAAATCCTGTTCCGATCTGATCTCCCAGAGCTATAGGCACAGCTTCAGCCTGCCTGTTGTGGTCGGGCGCTTCGGCAATATTTACGGAGGAGGCGACCTCAACTTCCGCAGGCTTATTCCCGGAACCATCCAGCGGCTCTACAGCAGGCTTCAGCCTGTAATCCGCATCCCTTCAGACGGTATCTACATGAGAGATTTCCTCTACATCGAGGATTTGGTCCAGGCTTATATGGCGATGTACCATTATGATGCGCATCATGGCGTGGAGCATATCTTCAACTTCGGGACCGGCAAGCTGTGGGATATTCAGAAGGTTACCTCGCTTATTCAGCGTACGATGAATCTGGAGCATATCGAGCCGCATTATGAGGTGCATACCGGCAGTGAAATTCTGCACCAGCATCTCTCCCCTGAGCGGGCCAGGACGGTGCTTCATTGGTCAGCAGACACTCCGCTGGAGGAAGGCATCCGGCAAACCGTCGACTGGTATGACCGGTACTGGCTATCCGAATCCCATCAAGCAACGTCAGGAGTTGTATAA
- a CDS encoding thioesterase family protein, whose amino-acid sequence MTLDNEAYSVIHKRIYFKNTDAGGVVYFGNVCEFIEAGCTEWLRMHALSLKEMLDQHHIFFVMKKVEIDFLHPVYYDESIEIRTSVKRIMHYWIDFHTEIRVNGDTRYVAGNRMVPVDLLTKKPAAIPEEVYAAVKGVCRV is encoded by the coding sequence ATGACCCTGGACAATGAGGCTTATTCGGTCATCCATAAACGGATCTATTTCAAGAACACCGACGCCGGCGGAGTGGTCTACTTCGGCAATGTATGTGAGTTTATCGAAGCCGGCTGTACCGAGTGGCTGCGGATGCACGCGCTTTCGCTGAAGGAGATGCTTGATCAGCATCACATTTTTTTTGTAATGAAAAAAGTTGAAATTGACTTTCTGCACCCTGTCTACTATGACGAGAGCATTGAGATCAGGACCTCTGTGAAGAGGATTATGCACTATTGGATTGATTTCCACACCGAGATCCGGGTGAATGGAGATACGCGGTATGTTGCCGGGAACCGGATGGTTCCCGTCGATCTGTTGACCAAGAAGCCTGCCGCCATTCCTGAGGAAGTATACGCCGCCGTCAAAGGAGTCTGCAGAGTATGA
- a CDS encoding acyl carrier protein, protein MPNTYLYKDLHLESAETLELTFMLEQEFGIKIDSQEFWNLPNVIANRGMFAGGRLSSEAVSSVKQYFTVSDEDLTGIASPYDLFNYLTVENMVDFVSAKLEKSEHRV, encoded by the coding sequence TTGCCGAATACTTATCTGTACAAGGATTTACACCTGGAAAGCGCAGAGACTCTGGAATTAACGTTCATGCTTGAACAGGAATTTGGCATCAAGATTGACAGCCAGGAATTCTGGAATTTGCCCAATGTGATTGCCAACCGGGGAATGTTCGCCGGCGGCCGGCTGTCTTCCGAGGCCGTGTCGTCTGTGAAGCAATATTTCACCGTATCGGATGAGGACCTTACGGGCATTGCCAGTCCCTATGATCTGTTCAATTATTTGACTGTAGAGAATATGGTTGATTTCGTATCCGCCAAGTTAGAGAAATCGGAGCATAGGGTGTGA